From a region of the Thiorhodovibrio winogradskyi genome:
- a CDS encoding succinylglutamate desuccinylase/aspartoacylase family protein: MTPAPLKISDQLIAPGSRTRVDITLPSLFTQNPVVLPVHVLHGRRPGPRLFVTAAVHGDEINGIEIIRRLLAMTALRHLHGTLLAVPVVNVYGFIRLSRYLPDRRDLNRSFPGSESGSLAARLAAIVLNEVVKDSDLGIDLHTGAAHRENLPQLRAALDDIGLLDLASAFGAPVIINSELRDGSLRAESAALGVPVLVYEGGEALRFNELAIRAGLRGALGVMRHLGMLRRSRRAPSTQPALARSTQWARAGQSGVLGQVKRLGARVGRGEQLATISDPFGDSDTPVNAPVSGIIIGRTNLPLVTEGEALFHIARFGQTDAAVESVEQLQSLLDPPDDLFVDAT; encoded by the coding sequence ATGACTCCCGCGCCTCTGAAGATCTCCGATCAGCTGATCGCCCCAGGTAGTCGCACCCGTGTCGACATCACCCTGCCAAGCCTGTTCACCCAGAACCCCGTTGTCCTTCCGGTGCATGTGTTGCATGGACGCCGTCCGGGGCCGCGACTGTTCGTCACTGCCGCCGTGCATGGCGACGAAATCAACGGCATCGAGATTATCCGCCGGTTGCTCGCCATGACCGCGCTGCGCCATCTGCACGGCACCCTGCTCGCCGTGCCCGTGGTGAATGTCTATGGCTTTATTCGTCTGTCGCGCTATCTGCCTGATCGGCGCGATTTAAACCGCAGCTTTCCCGGCTCCGAAAGCGGCTCCTTGGCCGCGCGCCTGGCCGCCATTGTGCTCAACGAGGTGGTGAAAGACAGCGATCTGGGCATCGATCTACACACCGGCGCCGCGCACCGGGAGAACCTGCCGCAGCTTCGCGCGGCCCTGGATGACATCGGCCTGCTCGACTTGGCCAGTGCCTTTGGCGCCCCGGTGATTATTAATTCTGAACTGCGCGACGGCTCGCTGCGCGCGGAATCCGCCGCGCTCGGCGTGCCGGTGCTGGTCTATGAAGGTGGCGAGGCACTGCGCTTTAATGAATTGGCCATTCGCGCCGGTCTGCGCGGCGCGCTGGGCGTGATGCGCCACCTCGGCATGCTGCGGCGTTCCCGGCGCGCACCATCCACCCAACCAGCGCTGGCGCGTTCGACCCAGTGGGCGCGTGCCGGTCAGAGTGGCGTGCTTGGCCAGGTCAAGCGTCTTGGTGCGCGCGTCGGCCGTGGCGAACAACTCGCCACTATCTCCGACCCCTTTGGCGACAGCGACACGCCGGTCAATGCGCCGGTGAGCGGCATCATCATCGGACGCACCAATCTGCCGTTGGTCACCGAGGGAGAGGCACTCTTTCATATCGCGCGCTTTGGCCAAACGGACGCGGCAGTCGAGTCGGTCGAACAACTCCAGAGCCTGCTTGATCCACCGGATGATCTCTTTGTCGACGCGACCTGA
- the rimK gene encoding 30S ribosomal protein S6--L-glutamate ligase, protein MKIAILSRNPSLYSTRRILEAARARGHEARVIDALRCYMNITSHAPSIHYRGESLSGFDAVIPRIGASVTFYGTAVLRQFEMMGVYPLNESVAITRARDKLRSLQLLSRKGIGLPVTGFAHAPDDVQDLIKMVGGAPLVIKLLEGTQGIGVVLAETQQAAESVIEAFMGLRVNILVQEYIKESRGTDIRCFVIGDKVVAAMKRQAKEGEFRSNLHRGGSANLIRITPEERSTAVRAARIIGLNVAGVDILRSNHGPLVMEVNSSPGLEGIEAATNKDIAGMIIDFLVKDAIAGKTRTRGKG, encoded by the coding sequence ATGAAAATCGCCATCCTTTCGCGCAATCCCAGCCTCTACTCGACCCGACGCATCCTCGAGGCCGCGCGCGCGCGTGGGCATGAGGCGCGGGTGATTGATGCGCTGCGCTGCTATATGAACATCACCTCGCACGCGCCCTCGATTCATTATCGCGGCGAATCCCTGTCGGGCTTCGATGCCGTGATCCCGCGCATTGGCGCCTCCGTGACCTTCTACGGCACGGCGGTACTGCGCCAGTTCGAGATGATGGGCGTCTATCCGCTCAATGAGTCCGTCGCCATCACCCGCGCGCGCGACAAACTGCGCTCGCTGCAGTTGCTCTCGCGCAAGGGCATCGGATTGCCGGTGACGGGCTTTGCGCACGCGCCCGACGATGTGCAGGATTTGATCAAAATGGTCGGCGGCGCGCCCCTGGTCATCAAACTGCTGGAAGGCACCCAGGGCATCGGCGTGGTGCTGGCCGAGACCCAGCAGGCGGCCGAGAGCGTGATCGAGGCCTTCATGGGGCTGCGTGTCAACATTCTGGTGCAGGAATACATCAAGGAATCACGCGGGACTGACATCCGTTGCTTTGTTATCGGCGACAAGGTGGTGGCGGCGATGAAGCGCCAGGCCAAGGAGGGTGAGTTCCGTTCCAACCTGCATCGCGGCGGTAGCGCCAACCTGATCCGCATCACACCCGAGGAACGTTCAACGGCCGTGCGCGCGGCGCGCATCATTGGGCTCAATGTGGCCGGCGTGGATATCCTGCGCTCCAATCACGGCCCTTTGGTGATGGAGGTCAACTCCTCCCCCGGGCTCGAAGGCATCGAGGCCGCCACCAACAAGGACATCGCTGGCATGATTATCGATTTTCTGGTCAAGGACGCTATCGCCGGAAAAACACGCACCCGTGGCAAGGGTTAG
- the lspA gene encoding signal peptidase II: protein MSGFNPSRAHWLWLSAMVIALDQLSKGLAERLLPLHEPVALMPLLNLTLMHNEGAAFSLLADAGGWQRWLFAGFAVLVTIVLVSWLLRLNAREHLTAAALALLIGGAIGNLIDRLRTGRVVDFIDVHYGEWHWPAFNLADSAITLGVILLLIETLRAGRDA from the coding sequence ATGTCTGGATTCAACCCGAGCCGAGCGCATTGGCTGTGGCTGTCCGCCATGGTGATCGCGCTCGATCAGCTCAGCAAAGGGCTGGCCGAGCGCCTATTGCCGCTGCACGAGCCGGTCGCGCTCATGCCCCTGCTCAACCTAACGCTGATGCACAACGAGGGCGCTGCTTTTAGCCTGCTGGCCGACGCCGGCGGCTGGCAACGCTGGCTCTTTGCTGGCTTCGCGGTACTGGTGACCATTGTGCTGGTGAGCTGGCTGCTGCGCCTCAACGCCCGCGAGCACCTGACCGCGGCGGCACTGGCGCTTCTCATTGGCGGCGCCATCGGCAATCTGATCGACCGCCTGCGCACCGGGCGGGTGGTGGATTTCATCGATGTCCATTATGGTGAATGGCACTGGCCGGCTTTCAACCTGGCTGACAGTGCCATTACCCTCGGCGTGATACTGCTGTTGATCGAGACCCTGCGAGCGGGAAGAGACGCATGA
- the ileS gene encoding isoleucine--tRNA ligase, protein MKGNLAQREPEMLKRWEQSDLYGQIRAARAGAPKFILHDGPPYANGAIHIGHAVNKILKDIIVKARTLDGLDAPYVPGWDCHGLPIELQVEKKKGKPGHRITATQFRDACRDYAGKQVDGQREDFKRLGVLGDWANPYLTMAPAFEAEIVRSLGRIIEAGHLHKGAKPVHWCIDCGSALAEAEVEYAEKESIAVDVRFPVQEDDALFARCHAVPDGPNSKRGEGPMSVVIWTTTPWTLPANQAVALNPDLEYALVQVEDGPNSPHGGRERLLIAEGLIKDAMDRWDIAHYRVIAYGPGHAFEGMKLAHPFYDREVPVILGEHVTLEAGTGAVHTAPGHGLEDYLVGNRYKLRVDNPVGGDGRFIPGTPLLAGENVFDANEQVVEILKARGALLRASRFSHSYPHCWRHKTPVIFRATPQWFIGMEQRGLRKAALEAIDAVRWLPDWGQSRIHGMVANRPDWCISRQRTWGVPITLLVHKHSGDRHPRTPELIEAVARRIEQGGINAWFELQAGDLLPAAEAADYVKVTDTLDVWFDSGVTHACVLEQRADLTAPADLYLEGSDQHRGWFQSSLLTSVAMHGPGTGPGVNPGGSGAPYKTVLTHGFTVDQQGRKMSKSLGNVVSPQQVVKTLGADIIRLWVAATDYRGEMSVSDEILKRTADAYRRIRNTARFLLANLDGFDPARDLVAPGEMIALDRWAVARAQELQQEITGAYQEYQFHLIYHRLHNFCVLDMGGFYLDVIKDRQYTTATDSLARRSCQSAMYHIIEAMSRWLAPILSFTADELWQYIPGREPGRDPHREPPSSVFTATWYDSLFALDDSDPLDTAAWNQVLECRAAIGKALEEARKSGLIGAALDAEIALYCAPELAGILNRLGDELRFVFITSEARVHALDQAPADASEAADGLRVQVRPSPHPKCVRCWHHRADVGAHAEHPRLCGRCVENIAGAGETRRFA, encoded by the coding sequence ATGAAGGGCAATCTCGCCCAGCGCGAGCCAGAGATGCTCAAGCGCTGGGAGCAGAGCGATCTTTACGGCCAAATTCGCGCCGCGCGCGCCGGAGCGCCCAAGTTCATTCTGCACGATGGTCCGCCCTATGCGAATGGTGCCATTCACATCGGCCATGCGGTGAACAAAATCCTCAAGGACATCATCGTCAAGGCTCGCACCCTCGATGGCCTGGACGCGCCCTATGTGCCGGGCTGGGACTGTCACGGGCTGCCGATTGAGCTGCAGGTGGAGAAGAAAAAGGGCAAGCCGGGTCATCGCATCACCGCCACCCAGTTCCGCGATGCCTGCCGCGACTACGCGGGCAAACAGGTTGATGGCCAGCGCGAGGACTTCAAGCGTCTGGGCGTGCTGGGCGACTGGGCCAATCCCTACCTGACCATGGCCCCGGCCTTCGAGGCCGAGATCGTGCGCTCGCTCGGGCGCATCATTGAGGCCGGGCATTTGCACAAAGGCGCCAAGCCGGTGCACTGGTGCATCGACTGCGGCTCGGCCCTGGCCGAGGCCGAGGTCGAATACGCCGAAAAAGAATCCATCGCGGTGGATGTGCGCTTCCCGGTGCAGGAAGACGACGCCCTGTTCGCACGCTGCCATGCGGTCCCAGACGGCCCCAATTCCAAGCGGGGCGAAGGCCCCATGTCAGTGGTCATCTGGACCACCACGCCCTGGACCCTGCCGGCCAATCAGGCCGTCGCGCTCAATCCAGATCTGGAATATGCCCTGGTGCAGGTGGAGGATGGGCCAAACAGCCCCCATGGCGGGCGCGAACGCCTGCTGATCGCCGAGGGGCTGATCAAGGACGCCATGGATCGCTGGGACATCGCCCATTACCGGGTGATTGCCTATGGTCCCGGCCATGCCTTCGAGGGCATGAAACTGGCCCATCCTTTTTATGATCGGGAAGTGCCGGTCATCCTGGGCGAGCATGTCACCCTGGAGGCCGGCACAGGTGCGGTGCATACCGCGCCCGGTCATGGTCTGGAGGACTATCTGGTCGGCAACCGCTACAAGCTGCGGGTGGATAACCCGGTCGGCGGCGATGGGCGTTTTATCCCCGGCACCCCGCTGCTGGCGGGCGAAAATGTCTTTGATGCCAACGAACAGGTGGTGGAAATCCTCAAAGCCCGGGGCGCCCTGCTGCGTGCGTCGCGCTTCAGCCACAGCTATCCGCACTGCTGGCGACACAAAACGCCGGTGATCTTCCGCGCCACGCCACAATGGTTCATCGGCATGGAGCAACGCGGACTCAGGAAGGCGGCGCTGGAGGCCATCGATGCCGTGCGCTGGTTGCCCGACTGGGGCCAGTCACGCATTCACGGCATGGTCGCCAACCGACCCGACTGGTGCATTTCCCGGCAGCGCACCTGGGGCGTGCCCATCACCTTGCTAGTGCACAAGCACAGCGGCGACCGCCATCCACGCACGCCGGAACTGATCGAAGCCGTTGCCAGGCGCATTGAACAGGGCGGCATCAATGCCTGGTTCGAGCTGCAGGCGGGCGACCTGCTGCCGGCGGCCGAGGCGGCGGACTATGTGAAGGTGACCGACACGCTTGATGTCTGGTTCGACTCAGGCGTGACCCACGCCTGCGTGCTCGAACAGCGCGCGGACCTAACGGCCCCGGCCGATCTTTACCTCGAAGGCTCAGACCAGCATCGCGGCTGGTTCCAATCCTCGCTGCTGACATCCGTTGCCATGCACGGACCCGGTACGGGCCCTGGCGTGAATCCTGGTGGAAGCGGGGCACCCTACAAGACCGTCCTGACCCATGGCTTTACCGTGGATCAGCAGGGACGCAAGATGTCAAAGTCCCTGGGTAATGTGGTCAGCCCCCAGCAGGTGGTCAAGACCCTCGGCGCTGATATTATCCGCCTGTGGGTGGCGGCAACCGACTATCGCGGCGAAATGAGCGTGTCCGATGAGATCCTCAAGCGCACCGCCGATGCCTATAGACGCATTCGCAATACCGCGCGCTTTCTGCTGGCCAATCTCGACGGCTTCGACCCCGCGCGGGATCTGGTCGCCCCGGGTGAGATGATCGCACTTGATCGCTGGGCGGTGGCGCGTGCCCAGGAGCTGCAGCAGGAGATCACCGGCGCCTACCAGGAGTATCAGTTCCATCTGATCTACCACCGGCTGCACAATTTTTGCGTGCTCGACATGGGCGGTTTTTACCTGGATGTCATCAAGGACCGCCAGTACACCACGGCCACCGACAGCCTCGCGCGGCGCTCCTGTCAGAGCGCCATGTACCACATTATCGAGGCCATGAGCCGCTGGCTCGCACCCATCCTGAGCTTCACCGCCGATGAACTCTGGCAGTACATTCCTGGTCGGGAGCCGGGTCGCGATCCCCATCGGGAGCCTCCATCAAGCGTCTTCACCGCCACCTGGTATGACAGCCTGTTCGCGCTCGATGACAGCGATCCGCTCGACACGGCGGCCTGGAACCAAGTGCTCGAGTGCCGCGCGGCCATCGGCAAGGCACTGGAAGAGGCGCGCAAGTCCGGACTGATCGGTGCGGCCCTGGATGCTGAGATCGCGCTCTACTGCGCGCCCGAGCTGGCCGGCATCCTAAACCGGCTGGGCGATGAACTGCGCTTTGTCTTTATTACCTCCGAGGCGCGAGTGCATGCCCTCGACCAGGCACCGGCGGACGCGAGCGAAGCCGCCGATGGGCTGCGCGTCCAGGTACGCCCAAGCCCGCACCCAAAATGCGTGCGCTGCTGGCATCATCGCGCCGATGTTGGCGCCCATGCCGAGCATCCGCGGCTGTGCGGGCGCTGTGTCGAGAACATCGCCGGCGCCGGCGAGACCCGGCGCTTTGCTTGA
- the ribF gene encoding bifunctional riboflavin kinase/FAD synthetase, translated as MRLIRGLHNLRASNRGCVATIGNFDGVHLGHRAVFRRLLELARGHQVPATVITFEPQPMEFFAPARAPARLTRLREKARVMAADGIEQLVVLRFDRTLADLAPEAFVSRLLVDGLGMRYLLVGDDFRFGRQRAGDYHMLSDYGQAHGFEVANLATVRDGEERISSTRVRAALADGDLALARRLLGRPYCLHGRVAHGDRRGRELGFPTANIHLHRHATPLSGVYAVLVHGLKHDLAHDLNHDLTRVRDRDALPGVANVGVRPTVNGTKARLEVHLFDFARDIYGAHLRVEFRAWLRPEQKFSSLAALREQIARDSAAARAVFAP; from the coding sequence ATGCGCCTAATCCGCGGCCTCCATAATCTGCGTGCCTCCAACCGCGGCTGTGTCGCGACCATTGGTAACTTCGATGGCGTGCATCTTGGCCATCGGGCCGTCTTCCGGCGGCTGCTTGAGCTTGCCCGTGGCCACCAGGTGCCGGCGACCGTGATCACCTTCGAGCCGCAGCCGATGGAGTTTTTCGCGCCCGCGCGGGCGCCGGCACGACTGACCCGGCTGCGCGAGAAGGCGCGAGTGATGGCCGCGGACGGCATCGAGCAATTGGTGGTGCTGCGCTTCGACCGGACGCTGGCCGATCTTGCTCCCGAGGCCTTCGTCTCCCGCCTGCTAGTTGATGGGCTTGGCATGCGTTATCTGCTGGTGGGAGACGATTTCCGCTTTGGCCGTCAGCGCGCGGGCGACTATCACATGCTCAGCGATTACGGCCAAGCCCATGGATTCGAGGTTGCGAATCTCGCCACGGTGCGCGATGGTGAGGAGCGCATCAGCAGCACCCGGGTGCGCGCGGCGCTGGCGGATGGCGATCTGGCCCTGGCGCGCCGGCTGCTGGGACGGCCCTACTGCCTGCATGGCCGGGTCGCCCATGGCGACAGGCGCGGGCGCGAACTGGGTTTTCCAACAGCCAACATTCACCTGCACCGGCATGCCACGCCGCTGAGCGGTGTCTATGCGGTGCTGGTGCATGGCCTGAAGCATGACCTGGCCCATGATCTAAACCATGATCTGACACGGGTACGGGACCGGGACGCCCTGCCGGGCGTGGCCAACGTTGGTGTTCGCCCCACGGTCAATGGCACCAAGGCCCGACTTGAGGTGCATCTGTTCGACTTCGCGCGCGACATCTATGGCGCGCACCTGCGGGTTGAATTTCGCGCCTGGCTGCGCCCGGAACAGAAGTTTTCATCCCTCGCGGCACTGCGCGAACAGATCGCTCGCGACAGCGCGGCGGCCAGGGCGGTTTTCGCGCCCTAG
- the murJ gene encoding murein biosynthesis integral membrane protein MurJ: MKQPDLELLSTKLSSTKLSMSQAESSASLAGAVAQVGGGTLLSRLLGFARDFLIARLFGASQATDAFFVAFRLPNMMRRLFAEGAFAAALIPALTRTGGQGCDPHEARRKLISEFAGSLTALLLLITGLGLLAAPVLVWLLAPGFSADGQQLQLTSALLRLTLPYLLFIGLTALAGAVLNSLEHFAVPALTPALLNLSLIGCALLLAPRLEQPVFALAWGVLFGGLAQLALQLAALARLGLLVTPSISWHNPELARLLAAMGPTLIGMSVTQINLLLDTLLASFLLAGSISWLYYAERLMDFPLGILGAALGTAILPRLTRIHATGRSDDFNTTLDWALRWVLLLGLPAATGLLLLAEPMIATLFSSDHFDAADVHQTSRALMAYALGLPFFMAYKVIAPGFFSRNDLTTPLRIGLISLATNLVLSVLLMRPFGHAGLALATSVATALGVGLLLRAMLRAQHAKLRPGWSGLLLRSALGTAVMALLIAWIVTRMPVSRDPGFADGILPLTGLILVGASVYPLTLIVLGFRGKHVRPERQPCALPTPADQDSNSRADQARPRDEQSWPEPTRSRPSL, translated from the coding sequence ATGAAACAGCCAGATTTGGAATTGCTGTCAACCAAGCTCAGCTCGACCAAGCTCTCCATGTCTCAAGCCGAGTCCTCCGCATCGCTCGCGGGTGCTGTTGCCCAGGTCGGCGGCGGCACACTCCTCTCGCGCCTGCTCGGATTCGCGCGCGATTTTTTAATTGCGCGTTTGTTCGGCGCCAGTCAGGCGACTGATGCCTTCTTCGTCGCTTTCCGGCTTCCCAATATGATGCGACGGCTGTTCGCCGAGGGTGCTTTTGCCGCCGCCCTGATCCCAGCGCTGACACGCACCGGCGGTCAGGGCTGCGACCCTCATGAGGCCAGGCGCAAGCTGATCAGCGAGTTTGCCGGTTCGCTCACCGCACTGCTGCTGCTGATCACCGGCTTGGGCCTACTCGCGGCCCCGGTGCTGGTGTGGCTGCTGGCACCCGGCTTTAGCGCGGACGGCCAACAACTGCAATTAACCAGCGCGCTCTTGCGCCTGACGCTACCCTATCTGCTGTTCATCGGTCTCACGGCCCTGGCCGGCGCGGTGCTCAACAGCCTTGAGCACTTCGCCGTCCCTGCCCTGACCCCAGCGCTGCTGAATCTCTCTCTGATCGGCTGCGCCTTGCTGCTCGCACCCAGACTCGAGCAACCGGTTTTTGCCCTCGCCTGGGGTGTTCTCTTCGGTGGGCTGGCCCAGCTTGCCCTGCAACTGGCCGCACTGGCGCGCCTTGGGCTGCTAGTCACCCCAAGCATCAGCTGGCACAACCCGGAACTGGCCCGCCTGCTGGCCGCCATGGGCCCCACGCTGATTGGCATGTCCGTGACGCAAATCAACCTGCTGCTCGACACCCTGCTGGCGTCCTTTCTGCTTGCCGGCAGCATTTCCTGGCTCTATTACGCCGAGCGCCTGATGGATTTTCCGCTTGGTATTCTTGGTGCAGCCCTGGGCACTGCCATACTGCCGCGACTCACGCGCATCCACGCGACCGGGCGTTCCGATGACTTCAACACCACACTCGACTGGGCGCTGCGCTGGGTGCTGTTGCTTGGCTTGCCAGCGGCCACCGGCCTGTTGCTGCTGGCCGAACCCATGATCGCAACCCTGTTTTCTTCCGATCATTTCGATGCGGCGGATGTCCACCAGACTTCGCGAGCACTCATGGCCTACGCCTTGGGCCTGCCTTTTTTCATGGCGTACAAGGTGATCGCCCCCGGCTTTTTCAGCCGCAACGATCTAACAACGCCGCTGCGCATCGGCCTGATCAGCCTGGCTACCAACCTAGTTCTGAGTGTCCTGCTGATGAGGCCTTTTGGGCATGCGGGTCTCGCGCTCGCCACATCAGTCGCAACCGCCCTAGGCGTCGGATTACTCCTCCGAGCCATGCTGCGCGCGCAGCATGCCAAGCTACGACCTGGCTGGTCCGGACTGCTGCTGCGCTCAGCCCTCGGCACCGCCGTCATGGCACTGTTGATCGCGTGGATAGTAACAAGAATGCCAGTCTCAAGAGACCCGGGCTTCGCCGACGGCATATTACCGCTGACAGGCCTGATCCTAGTCGGCGCATCAGTCTATCCACTGACGCTTATAGTGCTGGGATTTCGGGGAAAGCATGTCCGCCCGGAACGGCAACCTTGCGCTCTACCCACCCCAGCAGACCAGGATTCAAACAGCAGAGCTGATCAGGCCAGGCCGCGAGACGAGCAAAGTTGGCCTGAGCCAACTCGCTCACGACCTTCACTATGA
- the rpsT gene encoding 30S ribosomal protein S20, with protein MANSAQARKRARQAETHRQRNAAQRSQFRTALKKVLKAIGAGDQEAATAAYQSAVPVIDRAANKGLIHGNKAARHKSRLNARLRAMAS; from the coding sequence TTGGCTAATTCCGCTCAAGCCCGCAAGCGCGCTCGTCAGGCCGAGACACATCGCCAGCGCAACGCCGCGCAGCGCAGTCAGTTTCGCACCGCCCTGAAAAAAGTACTCAAGGCCATAGGTGCGGGCGACCAGGAGGCCGCAACCGCTGCCTATCAATCCGCAGTGCCGGTGATTGATCGGGCTGCCAACAAAGGACTGATTCATGGTAACAAGGCCGCACGGCACAAAAGCCGGCTCAATGCGCGTCTGCGTGCCATGGCGTCCTGA
- a CDS encoding SulP family inorganic anion transporter: MRVLNTIDFNNLRGDLFGGVTAAVVALPMALAFGVASGAGAEAGLYGAVLVGLFAALFGGTPTLISEPTGPMTVVMTAVITSILAANPEGGMAIAFTTVMLAGLFQILFGILKLGRYVTMMPYTVISGFMSGIGFILIILQLPALLGHPTPGGGVLGSLQALPELAATFQPDELLLGGISLAILLLMPKRLRRLLPPQLLALVAGTLIAVLVIGSGAYREIGAIPSGLPSLHLPTLTPDLWQSVLVDALVLAMLGSIDALLTSVIADSLTRTQHDSDKELIGQGLGNLASGLFGGLPGAGATMGTVVNIQTGARTALSGLTRAIILAVVVLWATGLVSMIPLAVLAGIAIKVGLDIVDWDFLGRAHRVSPRGALIMYGVIALTVFVDLITAVGIGLFVANILTIRRLADLQSEGVRLFGGGANAADMDCPKATNEEKKIIGDPDNGIALLCLSGPLIFGAAKAITRQQTEIANARSLILDLTDVPHIGVTSSMAIETTVTEATQHGCRVYFAGTQPAARKRLESLGLLKLVPEENWIDNRPDALKTAIADRAGQRQTQTQPQADPKPHPRASNEGLTS, from the coding sequence ATGCGCGTACTCAATACCATTGACTTCAACAACCTGCGCGGCGACCTCTTCGGCGGCGTGACCGCCGCCGTGGTGGCCCTGCCGATGGCGCTGGCCTTTGGCGTGGCCTCGGGCGCCGGCGCCGAGGCCGGACTTTATGGCGCCGTGCTGGTGGGCCTGTTCGCGGCCCTGTTCGGCGGCACCCCAACCCTGATCTCCGAGCCCACCGGCCCAATGACGGTAGTCATGACAGCGGTCATCACCAGCATCCTGGCCGCCAATCCCGAAGGCGGCATGGCCATCGCCTTCACCACCGTGATGCTGGCCGGGCTGTTTCAAATCCTGTTCGGCATCCTGAAGCTCGGGCGTTATGTGACCATGATGCCCTACACCGTCATCTCGGGCTTCATGTCGGGCATTGGCTTCATTCTGATCATTCTGCAATTACCCGCGCTACTCGGCCATCCAACGCCGGGCGGTGGTGTGCTCGGTTCTTTACAGGCACTGCCGGAGCTGGCCGCCACCTTTCAGCCCGATGAACTGCTGCTCGGTGGCATTTCACTCGCCATTTTGCTGCTGATGCCCAAACGCCTGCGCCGCCTGCTGCCACCCCAGTTGCTAGCACTGGTCGCCGGCACCCTAATCGCGGTACTGGTGATCGGCAGCGGTGCTTACCGGGAAATCGGCGCCATCCCCTCCGGCCTGCCTTCACTGCATCTGCCGACACTAACGCCTGACCTGTGGCAAAGTGTGCTTGTTGACGCCCTGGTGCTGGCCATGTTGGGCTCCATCGACGCACTGCTCACATCCGTGATCGCCGACAGTCTGACGCGCACTCAGCACGACTCGGACAAGGAACTCATCGGCCAGGGGCTTGGCAACCTGGCCTCGGGTCTGTTCGGTGGCCTGCCCGGTGCTGGCGCCACCATGGGAACAGTGGTCAATATACAGACCGGCGCGCGCACGGCACTCTCCGGACTCACCCGCGCCATCATCCTGGCTGTGGTGGTTCTCTGGGCCACGGGGCTGGTCTCAATGATTCCGCTCGCGGTTCTTGCTGGCATTGCCATCAAGGTTGGCCTCGACATCGTTGATTGGGATTTTCTCGGGCGCGCGCACCGGGTCTCCCCGCGTGGTGCGCTCATCATGTACGGCGTCATCGCCCTGACCGTCTTTGTCGACCTAATCACAGCTGTCGGCATTGGGCTCTTCGTCGCCAACATCCTGACCATTCGCCGCTTGGCGGACCTGCAGTCAGAAGGGGTACGGCTGTTCGGAGGCGGTGCGAACGCGGCGGACATGGACTGCCCCAAGGCAACCAATGAGGAGAAGAAAATCATCGGCGACCCGGACAACGGCATCGCGCTGCTGTGCTTAAGCGGCCCGCTGATCTTCGGCGCGGCCAAGGCTATCACCCGCCAGCAGACCGAGATCGCCAATGCCCGCAGCCTGATCCTCGACCTGACCGATGTGCCCCACATCGGCGTGACCAGCTCAATGGCGATTGAGACCACTGTGACCGAGGCCACCCAGCACGGCTGCCGGGTGTATTTTGCTGGCACCCAGCCGGCCGCGCGCAAACGACTCGAGAGTCTCGGCCTGCTGAAACTGGTACCAGAGGAAAACTGGATCGACAACCGCCCGGATGCGCTGAAAACCGCCATCGCCGACCGCGCTGGGCAGCGTCAAACCCAAACTCAGCCCCAGGCGGACCCGAAACCCCACCCCAGGGCGAGCAATGAAGGATTGACCAGTTAA